A genome region from Leptospiraceae bacterium includes the following:
- a CDS encoding GIY-YIG nuclease family protein, producing the protein MDEYFVYILTTKSNASLYIGVTNNLIQRVYRHKAKQEAANLNFTRKYNVTKLVYYEIFKDIGLAIDREKQLKKWNRDWKVRLIEKINPNWIDLYESMIDPRQKISGMTFVDSEAVK; encoded by the coding sequence ATGGATGAATATTTCGTATACATACTAACCACAAAATCTAATGCATCACTTTACATAGGTGTTACCAATAATTTAATACAAAGAGTATATCGACACAAGGCAAAGCAAGAAGCGGCTAATTTAAATTTTACTAGAAAGTATAATGTGACTAAATTGGTTTACTATGAAATTTTTAAAGATATTGGATTGGCAATTGATAGAGAAAAACAATTGAAGAAATGGAACAGGGATTGGAAAGTTCGATTAATTGAAAAAATAAATCCAAATTGGATTGACTTGTATGAAAGTATGATAGATCCCCGACAGAAAATTTCGGGGATGACATTTGTTGATTCAGAGGCAGTAAAATGA
- a CDS encoding RHS repeat-associated core domain-containing protein: protein MNMYDGQNRLTQAKGKYGVENYTYADNGNLTRRGNFTLTYGNANHKHAVTSVTSPNTGVLDYSYDAAGNMEKRVDDLMSYNGQGKLKRIVTGGGDILEYLYDSSGNRIRKKSKNSEIIAYNFDGLYEITKTPREGTTHTLYFKGLYGDIFAQMTRSDADLVSDLTPNPPFLSRLIGVVPSPERRGESFSFGFCNEVAGSCSQYYLNTVKFYWIKGIVEGYTVISSVEYDIAVWMLLLYGIFVVYGRDVACNVSTNWHAKRTLFATPLLIVSILFTFTQCGVIGGDKSKNAPWMLLASGINSNTASVDTDGYTPYGGNGASYGGGNSSLAPVTGMYFLHPDHLGSITMITDGNGNVVTGKDSEGKSHISYKPYGEILRTDSGGPDISKFKFTGQEEDKESGLMYYKARYYDPVIGRFLQADSVIMPESTFGMNRYMYVDGNPVKFRDASGHNKTKNFFSNLGSNMMGGAEWAAKGMIGGAELASKPIRNSGLKQAADTFNKVTSQDYEKRSRVDHGKAIAAGFAIGAVIGAYTIGGTFMTNYIGSSMAVHGIIGGMTGATITMLYELGTRGHFDNWGLGNETISFFANILVLAGATGGFKVVADGVTSPEYGLLLSGIGLGAAVREGDRVYQSNMDRRKGISGIGCLMTAKTIANEKIDVFFGGSVFCLLEALSD from the coding sequence ATGAATATGTATGACGGGCAGAATCGGTTGACGCAGGCGAAAGGAAAGTATGGAGTTGAGAATTATACCTATGCTGATAATGGAAATTTAACTAGAAGAGGCAACTTCACATTAACCTACGGGAATGCTAATCATAAACATGCCGTTACATCTGTAACGAGTCCTAATACGGGGGTATTGGATTATTCTTATGATGCTGCTGGTAATATGGAAAAACGTGTGGATGATCTGATGAGTTACAACGGACAGGGAAAGTTAAAGCGGATAGTTACAGGTGGTGGGGATATATTAGAGTATCTGTATGATTCGAGTGGGAATAGGATTCGGAAGAAGAGCAAGAATAGTGAGATTATAGCCTACAACTTCGATGGGTTATACGAAATAACCAAAACTCCAAGGGAAGGGACAACTCATACGTTGTATTTTAAGGGTTTGTATGGAGATATATTTGCACAGATGACTAGGAGTGATGCGGATTTGGTTTCTGACCTCACCCCTAATCCACCGTTCTTGTCACGTTTAATCGGTGTTGTCCCCTCTCCTGAAAGGCGAGGGGAGTCTTTTTCGTTTGGCTTTTGTAATGAAGTCGCTGGTTCGTGTTCACAGTATTATTTGAATACAGTAAAGTTTTATTGGATTAAAGGAATTGTAGAGGGATATACAGTTATTAGCAGTGTGGAGTATGACATCGCAGTATGGATGTTGCTGTTGTATGGGATTTTTGTCGTATACGGTAGAGACGTTGCATGCAACGTCTCTACGAATTGGCACGCCAAACGAACATTATTCGCAACACCGTTATTAATCGTCTCCATCCTATTCACATTCACACAATGTGGCGTGATTGGAGGAGACAAAAGTAAAAATGCTCCTTGGATGTTGCTTGCAAGTGGAATTAATTCTAATACAGCAAGCGTGGATACTGATGGTTATACTCCCTACGGAGGAAATGGAGCTAGTTACGGTGGAGGTAACTCGTCGTTAGCTCCTGTGACGGGAATGTATTTTTTACATCCAGATCATTTGGGAAGTATCACGATGATTACGGATGGAAATGGGAATGTTGTAACTGGTAAGGATAGTGAAGGTAAGTCGCATATATCTTACAAACCTTACGGAGAGATTTTGAGGACGGATTCAGGTGGTCCGGATATTTCTAAGTTTAAATTTACTGGGCAGGAGGAGGATAAGGAGTCTGGTTTGATGTATTACAAGGCGAGGTATTATGATCCTGTGATAGGGAGATTCTTGCAAGCGGATAGTGTTATTATGCCGGAGTCTACGTTTGGGATGAATCGGTATATGTATGTGGACGGGAATCCGGTGAAGTTTCGAGATGCGTCTGGTCATAATAAGACGAAGAATTTTTTCAGCAATTTAGGAAGTAACATGATGGGTGGTGCTGAGTGGGCGGCAAAAGGTATGATAGGCGGTGCCGAATTGGCTAGTAAGCCTATCAGAAATTCTGGTTTAAAACAGGCAGCGGATACTTTCAATAAGGTGACAAGTCAAGATTATGAAAAAAGATCGAGAGTTGATCATGGGAAGGCGATAGCTGCTGGATTTGCCATAGGCGCGGTCATTGGTGCTTACACTATAGGGGGTACGTTTATGACTAATTATATAGGAAGTAGTATGGCAGTACATGGTATTATTGGTGGAATGACTGGGGCTACTATTACAATGCTTTATGAGTTAGGAACAAGAGGGCATTTTGATAACTGGGGATTGGGAAATGAGACCATATCGTTTTTTGCTAACATCTTGGTTCTTGCCGGAGCAACCGGTGGATTTAAAGTAGTAGCTGATGGAGTGACTAGTCCTGAATATGGATTACTTTTATCTGGAATTGGTCTAGGTGCTGCGGTAAGAGAAGGCGATAGAGTTTATCAAAGCAATATGGATCGTAGGAAAGGTATCAGCGGAATTGGATGTTTAATGACCGCGAAAACAATTGCCAATGAAAAAATTGATGTTTTTTTTGGAGGATCGGTTTTTTGTTTACTAGAGGCTTTGAGCGATTAA